A single window of Actinoallomurus bryophytorum DNA harbors:
- a CDS encoding DEAD/DEAH box helicase, with protein sequence MTTPAERYAAHRQRVAGFTPALTEFQGLYDFDLDFFQVDACRALENGHGVLVAAPTGSGKTVVGEFAVHLALAGGQKCFYTTPIKALSNQKYTDLLRRYGPDKVGLLTGDNTINGEAPIVVMTTEVLRNMLYAGSPTLKGLAYVVMDEVHYLADRFRGPVWEEVIIHLPESVRLAALSATVSNAEEFGEWLQEVRGDTTVIVDEHRPVPLWQHMLAGNRLYDLFVDDDQTKVNPALRRFALDDLRRTKVNQNRRSGRRREARPQRFRPPPRTDVIDRLDRAGLLPAITFIFSRAGCDAAVEQCMYSNLRLTSKEEAEEIRAHVEARTADIPQEDLDVLGYRTWRAALERGLAAHHAGMLPTFKEIVEELFTQGLIKAVFATETLALGINMPARTVVIERLVKWNGEMHADLTPGEYTQLTGRAGRRGIDIEGHAVVLWTPGVDPGSVAGLAGTRTYPLNSSFRPSYNMAVNLVGQVGRERARTLLEESFAQFQADRAVVGLARQLRRNEEALEGYLEAATCHLGDFKEYAGLRRRLSDREKALARERTGAQRAEAARSLERLRAGDVIVVPNGRWAGVALVLEPGGAKRVDDPSPLVLTVNRQVKQLALMDFRGPVEPVERVRIPASFSRKSPQHRRDLASALRNKTAGIEIERPVRRREAAGEDPEIVELRRRLREHPCHGCAEREDHSRWAERYFRLERETADLRRRVEGRSQVISRTFDRVCAVLEQLGYLKDERVTDAGRRLGRLYSESDLLTAECLREGIWDGLDSAELAATLSALVYESRQADDGKTPRIPGGPVREALTEMVRLADDLREVERDHRVDFLREPDMGFVWAAYRWARGHQLDAVLSDADLTAGDFVRWVKQLLDLLGQVADAAPRGSGIRDTAGKAMDAMRRGVVAYSSVA encoded by the coding sequence GTGAGTTCGCCGTCCACCTGGCGCTCGCGGGCGGGCAGAAGTGCTTCTACACCACGCCGATCAAGGCGTTGTCGAACCAGAAGTACACCGACCTGCTGCGCCGCTACGGGCCCGACAAGGTCGGCCTGCTCACCGGGGACAACACCATCAACGGTGAGGCGCCCATCGTCGTCATGACGACCGAAGTGCTGCGCAACATGCTCTACGCCGGTTCCCCGACCCTGAAGGGGCTGGCGTACGTCGTCATGGACGAGGTGCACTACCTGGCCGACCGTTTTCGCGGCCCGGTCTGGGAGGAGGTCATCATCCACCTCCCCGAGTCCGTACGCCTCGCGGCGCTGTCGGCGACGGTCAGCAACGCCGAGGAGTTCGGGGAGTGGCTGCAGGAGGTACGCGGCGACACCACCGTGATCGTCGACGAGCACCGCCCGGTGCCGCTGTGGCAGCACATGCTGGCCGGCAACCGCCTGTACGACCTGTTCGTCGACGACGACCAGACCAAGGTCAACCCGGCGCTGCGGCGCTTCGCCCTGGACGACCTGCGCCGTACGAAGGTCAACCAGAACCGCCGCAGCGGCCGCCGGCGTGAGGCCCGGCCCCAGCGGTTCCGGCCGCCGCCCCGCACGGACGTGATCGACCGCCTCGACCGTGCCGGGCTGCTACCCGCGATCACGTTCATCTTCAGCCGGGCCGGCTGCGACGCCGCCGTCGAGCAGTGCATGTACTCCAACCTGCGGCTGACCTCCAAGGAGGAGGCCGAGGAGATCCGCGCGCACGTCGAGGCGCGCACCGCGGACATCCCCCAGGAGGACCTGGACGTCCTCGGCTACCGGACGTGGCGTGCCGCGCTCGAACGGGGCCTGGCCGCACACCACGCGGGGATGCTGCCGACGTTCAAGGAGATCGTCGAGGAGCTGTTCACCCAGGGCCTGATCAAGGCGGTCTTCGCCACCGAGACGCTGGCCCTCGGCATCAACATGCCCGCACGCACCGTCGTCATCGAACGCCTGGTCAAGTGGAACGGCGAGATGCACGCCGACCTGACGCCGGGGGAGTACACCCAGCTCACCGGGCGGGCCGGACGCCGCGGCATCGACATCGAGGGCCACGCCGTGGTGCTGTGGACCCCCGGAGTCGACCCTGGATCGGTGGCCGGCCTGGCCGGCACCCGCACGTACCCGCTCAACTCCAGCTTCCGGCCCTCCTACAACATGGCGGTGAACCTCGTCGGCCAGGTGGGCCGCGAACGCGCGCGTACGCTGCTGGAGGAGTCGTTCGCGCAGTTCCAGGCCGACCGTGCCGTGGTCGGGCTGGCACGGCAGCTGCGGCGCAACGAGGAGGCCCTGGAGGGCTACCTGGAGGCCGCGACGTGCCATCTCGGGGACTTCAAGGAGTACGCCGGGCTGCGGCGGCGGCTGTCGGACCGGGAGAAGGCGCTGGCCCGCGAGCGTACGGGCGCGCAGCGCGCCGAGGCCGCGCGGTCGCTCGAACGCCTGCGCGCCGGTGACGTCATCGTCGTGCCGAACGGCCGCTGGGCGGGTGTCGCGCTCGTCCTCGAACCCGGCGGGGCCAAGCGCGTCGACGACCCCTCGCCCCTGGTGCTGACCGTCAACCGCCAGGTCAAGCAGCTGGCGCTGATGGACTTCCGCGGTCCGGTCGAGCCGGTCGAGCGCGTGCGGATCCCCGCGTCGTTCAGCCGCAAGTCGCCTCAGCACCGCCGTGACCTGGCCTCCGCGCTGCGCAACAAGACGGCGGGGATCGAGATCGAACGGCCGGTGAGGCGCCGCGAGGCGGCGGGAGAGGACCCGGAGATCGTGGAGCTGCGCCGGCGGCTGCGCGAGCACCCGTGCCACGGCTGCGCCGAGCGCGAGGACCACTCCCGCTGGGCCGAACGCTACTTTCGGCTCGAACGCGAGACCGCCGACCTGCGGCGCCGGGTGGAGGGCCGCTCCCAGGTGATCTCCCGTACGTTCGACCGGGTGTGCGCGGTGCTCGAACAGCTCGGCTACCTCAAGGACGAACGCGTCACCGACGCGGGCCGCCGCCTCGGCCGTCTCTACAGCGAGTCGGACCTGCTCACCGCCGAATGCCTGCGCGAGGGCATCTGGGACGGCCTGGACTCCGCCGAGCTGGCGGCGACCCTGTCCGCCCTGGTCTACGAGTCGCGGCAGGCCGACGACGGCAAGACTCCGCGCATCCCGGGCGGCCCGGTACGCGAGGCGCTGACCGAGATGGTCCGCCTGGCCGACGACCTGCGTGAGGTCGAGCGCGACCACCGCGTGGACTTCCTGCGCGAGCCGGACATGGGCTTCGTGTGGGCCGCCTACCGCTGGGCGCGCGGGCACCAGCTGGACGCGGTGCTCAGCGACGCCGACCTGACCGCGGGCGACTTCGTCCGCTGGGTCAAGCAGCTGCTCGACCTGCTCGGCCAGGTCGCTGACGCGGCGCCGCGCGGCAGCGGAATCCGCGACACGGCGGGCAAGGCGATGGACGCGATGCGCCGCGGGGTGGTCGCCTACTCCTCGGTGGCCTGA
- a CDS encoding Crp/Fnr family transcriptional regulator — protein sequence MRFNGEPLPGRVDGNSVQETLANRHGFWQALNESERTALRAAGRIREYAAGALLCSQGADPDHVLIILDGWAKVTAGRADGHEVMLAIRGPADTIGESGWLNGRPRSANVKALNRVRALAVPAEQFANFLNGHAHAAQVLARVMVGRMDDADRRMTSQVGTSGPKLLALLLLDLAERYGVDGPDSAVALPLPLTQHELATMIGRARETVARALTVWRRDGVVVTQRMRILITDPDALREVAEAEDD from the coding sequence ATGAGGTTCAATGGCGAACCTCTGCCGGGACGGGTAGACGGGAACTCGGTGCAGGAGACCCTCGCGAACAGACACGGTTTTTGGCAGGCACTGAACGAGTCCGAACGGACCGCGCTCCGCGCGGCCGGCCGGATCCGTGAATACGCGGCCGGCGCGCTGCTGTGCAGTCAGGGCGCCGACCCCGACCATGTCCTGATCATTCTGGACGGCTGGGCCAAGGTGACGGCCGGACGGGCGGACGGCCACGAGGTCATGTTGGCGATCCGCGGACCGGCCGACACGATCGGCGAGAGCGGCTGGCTGAACGGCCGCCCGCGATCGGCCAACGTCAAGGCCCTCAACCGGGTCCGCGCGCTGGCGGTCCCGGCCGAGCAGTTCGCGAACTTCCTCAACGGCCACGCCCACGCGGCGCAGGTGCTCGCCCGGGTGATGGTCGGCCGCATGGACGACGCCGACCGCCGGATGACGTCCCAGGTGGGCACGAGCGGCCCGAAGCTGCTGGCGCTGCTCCTGCTCGACCTCGCCGAGCGCTATGGCGTCGACGGCCCTGACAGCGCCGTGGCGCTGCCGCTGCCGCTGACCCAGCACGAGCTGGCCACGATGATCGGCCGAGCCCGTGAGACGGTCGCACGCGCGCTCACAGTGTGGCGCAGGGACGGCGTCGTCGTCACCCAGCGCATGCGGATCCTCATCACCGACCCCGACGCACTACGCGAAGTGGCCGAGGCCGAGGACGACTGA
- a CDS encoding 5'-3' exonuclease, with product MLLDTPSLYFRAFFGVPESVTASDGTPVNAIRGLLDMIARLVRDRSPHSVVACMDADWRPQFRVDALPSYKAHRVGPDGGDQTPPALGTQVPLIEEVLAAFGIAQVGAAGYEADDVIGTLATLQDGEVDIVTGDRDLFQLVRDDKPVRVLYTARGIKALQVMGEAEVTDKYGIPGRAYADFATLRGDPSDGLPGVPGIGDKTAAALITRFGSLEGIEKALETGDTSGFPAGSRLKLEKARDYLGSAEMVVRVVTDIPLPDIDARLPSTPRAPERLVELTDRWNLEGPVNRLLGAVKAVSD from the coding sequence ATGCTGCTAGACACGCCATCGCTGTACTTCCGCGCGTTCTTCGGCGTGCCGGAGTCGGTGACCGCATCCGACGGCACGCCGGTCAACGCGATCCGCGGGCTGCTCGACATGATCGCGCGGCTCGTACGCGACCGGTCGCCGCACTCGGTGGTCGCCTGCATGGACGCGGACTGGCGGCCGCAGTTCCGGGTCGACGCGCTGCCCTCCTACAAGGCACACCGGGTCGGGCCCGACGGCGGTGACCAGACGCCGCCGGCCCTCGGCACGCAGGTCCCGCTGATCGAGGAGGTCCTTGCGGCGTTCGGGATCGCCCAGGTCGGTGCCGCCGGCTACGAGGCCGACGACGTCATCGGCACGCTCGCCACCCTCCAGGACGGCGAGGTGGACATCGTCACCGGCGACCGCGACCTGTTCCAGCTGGTCCGCGACGACAAACCGGTGCGGGTCCTCTACACCGCGCGCGGCATCAAGGCGCTCCAGGTCATGGGCGAGGCCGAGGTCACCGACAAGTACGGCATCCCGGGGCGCGCGTACGCCGACTTCGCGACGCTGCGCGGTGACCCGAGCGACGGGCTGCCCGGCGTGCCCGGCATCGGGGACAAGACGGCCGCGGCACTGATCACGAGATTCGGCTCACTGGAAGGGATCGAAAAGGCCCTTGAGACGGGTGATACTTCCGGATTTCCCGCCGGAAGCCGGCTCAAGCTGGAGAAGGCGCGTGACTACCTCGGCTCGGCTGAAATGGTCGTCCGCGTGGTCACCGATATTCCCCTTCCGGACATCGATGCCCGTCTGCCGAGCACTCCGCGCGCACCGGAACGCCTGGTCGAGCTCACCGACCGATGGAATCTTGAAGGGCCCGTCAACCGCTTGCTCGGGGCTGTCAAAGCGGTATCCGACTAA
- a CDS encoding SpoIIE family protein phosphatase yields MGIPHGKDGGAGDRRAATLADTVDRLRAELEQLRSAAGTTAVLEQAKGLLSERLGCGLAAAHTHLLEIARDSGVTPEVAARLLLTPEPGGEGRPSPGGRTIPDLVARLRAVSRTPAAPPPGPAPPAAGGLGEQIEQTQRIGNLGWGLWDLAGGRIYWSDQLYRIFGRDPSEGPLPLDRLPERVVAGDVPLVVHLVRTLLDGSEKVDNEIRILRGEETRDVRLMGEPVLDAFGMPAAVRCICQDITRWRLGERALKASRVQLERRLIAAERHQAIEMQRSILPLPDGIVTKPGLRAAVRYLPAGHSARVGGDWYETTAIDGEGVFLAIGDVSGHGLTAAAAMARLRNGLSGLAFSGAPPDRLLGWLNRLTLHWPTSLTATVLAGRYDPARRILTWAQAGHLPPLLIRDGKAITLDPPEGILLGAMEIPEFELETTSLEPDDLLLLYTDGLIERRERGLQEGLDLLIRAASTADSYDPEGLLDHVLRAFGAPNPNDDTCVVAIQIE; encoded by the coding sequence ATGGGCATCCCTCACGGCAAGGACGGCGGCGCAGGCGACCGGCGCGCCGCCACCCTGGCGGACACGGTCGACCGGCTACGGGCCGAGCTGGAGCAGCTGCGCTCCGCCGCCGGCACGACGGCGGTCCTCGAACAGGCCAAGGGCCTCCTCTCCGAACGCCTCGGCTGCGGTCTCGCCGCGGCCCACACCCATCTCCTGGAGATCGCGCGCGACAGCGGCGTCACTCCCGAGGTCGCCGCACGGCTGCTGCTCACGCCCGAGCCCGGCGGCGAGGGCAGGCCCTCCCCCGGCGGCCGGACCATCCCCGACCTCGTCGCGCGCCTGCGCGCCGTCTCGCGTACGCCCGCGGCGCCGCCGCCCGGACCGGCGCCACCGGCGGCCGGCGGCCTGGGCGAGCAGATCGAGCAGACCCAGCGCATCGGCAACCTGGGCTGGGGGCTGTGGGACCTGGCCGGTGGCCGGATTTACTGGTCGGACCAGCTCTACCGGATCTTCGGCCGGGATCCGTCCGAGGGCCCGCTACCGCTCGACCGCCTGCCCGAACGCGTCGTCGCCGGCGACGTCCCGCTGGTCGTGCACCTGGTCCGCACCCTCCTGGACGGCAGCGAGAAGGTCGACAACGAGATCCGCATCCTGCGCGGCGAGGAGACCCGCGACGTACGGCTGATGGGCGAGCCGGTGCTGGACGCGTTCGGCATGCCCGCGGCGGTCCGCTGCATCTGCCAGGACATCACGCGGTGGCGGCTCGGCGAACGCGCCCTCAAGGCGTCCCGTGTCCAGCTGGAGCGCCGTCTCATCGCGGCCGAGCGCCATCAGGCGATCGAGATGCAGCGTTCGATCCTTCCGCTGCCCGACGGCATCGTGACCAAGCCGGGCCTGCGGGCGGCCGTGCGCTACCTGCCTGCGGGCCACTCCGCACGGGTGGGCGGCGACTGGTACGAGACGACGGCGATCGACGGCGAGGGCGTGTTCCTCGCGATCGGCGACGTGTCCGGCCACGGCCTGACCGCCGCCGCCGCGATGGCACGGCTGCGCAACGGCCTGAGCGGCCTGGCCTTCTCCGGCGCGCCGCCGGACCGCCTGCTGGGCTGGCTCAACCGGCTGACGCTGCACTGGCCCACGTCGCTGACCGCCACCGTGCTGGCGGGCCGGTACGACCCGGCCCGGCGGATCCTCACCTGGGCCCAGGCCGGCCACCTGCCGCCGCTGCTGATCCGCGACGGCAAGGCCATCACCCTCGACCCGCCGGAGGGCATCCTGCTCGGCGCGATGGAGATCCCGGAGTTCGAGCTCGAGACGACCTCGCTGGAGCCGGACGACCTGCTGCTGCTCTACACCGACGGCCTGATCGAACGCCGCGAGCGCGGCCTGCAGGAGGGCCTGGACCTGCTGATCCGCGCGGCCTCGACGGCCGACAGCTACGACCCGGAGGGACTGCTGGACCACGTCCTCCGTGCCTTCGGCGCCCCCAATCCCAACGACGACACCTGTGTGGTCGCCATCCAGATCGAATGA